The Terriglobus sp. TAA 43 sequence AGTATCCAGGTTCGCCGCGGCGATAAAGATTCCGTGGAGACCTTTTAATGTACCGTCTCAATCCGCTTCATCGCTCCGCCCTATGTTTCGCTCTCCCGGCAATTATGTTGTCAGCATTCGTTCATGCAGAGCGTCCGCAGCCACACGCCCTTGCAGCCGGCACCGATGCGGAGAAGAGCAGTGTCGCTTCCGCTCAACCGGCATCCACGTCCGGTCACAGCGCGCCTTCGACAAGACAATCGGCGGTATCGGGAATGGAGAGCGCAGTGCTCTCCGATGCGCCAACGCATCTTCTCATTGGTCGGTCAGCATACGTCACTTCACAGAAACGGCTCTCGCGGGTGTACATCACCAACCCGAACGTGCTGTCCGCGTATACGGCCACACCTAATGAAGTATTGGTCACCGCAAAAGAGCCAGGCGTAAGTTCCCTCATGATCTGGGATGAGAGCGGGGAGGCGCACACCTACTTCTATTCGTCTGATGTGGAAACAACTTTGTTGGAGAGTGTGTTGAAGTCGGCTCTGCCGAACGAAAACATTACGGTGCGCGCCGACGGCTCGCGCGTTCTTCTGTCGGGAACCGTCAGCAATGCGACGTCTTATCAAACTGCGGAGAAGCTTGCCGCTCAATACTCAAAAGATGTGTCCAACGCTATCGTTGTGAATCCCGCAACAGCACGCCAGGTTCGTCTGCACGTCCGCATGATTGAGGTGGATCGGACGAAACTGGAGCAGCTAGGTTTCAACCTGTTTAGTTCGGGTGGGAATACGTTAGCGCAAAGTACTACTTCGCAGTTTCCCTCCAGCCTCACCACTACGACAGGTAGCAATAGCAGCAGTGGTGGTAGTAGCGGTAGCACCTCCACGGTAGGTAATAAGACTGTCTCTATCACCAACCCGTTGAATTTTCTCCTCTACAACGCAGATCTGAATCTTGGTGCCATGATTCAGGACCTGGAACAGCGGAATGTTCTCCAGATTCTTGCAGAGCCGAATATCACCACACTCAGTGGAGAGAAAGCCAACTTTCTGGCAGGCGGTGAATTTCCATTTCCCGTGGTGCAGGGAGGCATAAGTGGCCTCACATCCATCACAGTTCAATTTCGTCCTTACGGTGTGAAGCTTGAGTTTCTTCCGCAGGTGAACGCCGATGGTTCCATTGCCCTGAAGGTTGCGCCAGAAGTAAGTGCGTTGGATTACACGAATGCCGTGCAAATCAGCGGCTACACCATCCCCGCTATCTCAAGCCGCCGAGCAGACACTCAAGTCGTATTACATGACGGACAGACGTTCGCAATTTCCGGGCTGTTGGATCAACGTACGACAGACCAGCTTGGACGTACGCCTGGAATCGCGAACATTCCGATACTTGGCAATTTGTTTAAGAGCAAAAACATTAATCACTCTACTTCAGAGCTTTTGGTTCTTGTCACACCAGAGATTGTTGATCCATCGAAAGAGCAGGTAAAAGAACCGGCTCTGGCAGTGAAGATGCTGGACCCTACCAACTTTGACGACAAGATGCAGAAGAACCCAAAACACTAAAAGACACACCGGATGTTGGGTGTGAAGAAGGATGCAGGCAATGTATCAATTGAACGGAACTCTCGATGTCGTTGTGCTCACAATCGGAACGGAAGAGCGCGTCACACGGGAACTTCTGGACGTCGTGAACATGCGCAATTGGTCAAGCAGTGCATTCCACTTTGAGCGCTATCTTACTTCGCTCCGCCACCCATCCATTGGGCAGTACATCTCGTCCTCAAACGGTTGTCTGGCCTTTGTCGACTATGATCGCAATCCTGATGAGGCCGCGGAGACAGCACAGTATCTTTCGAAGGTCTATCCGGGCAAAGTTCTTATTGTTGCTGTGGGCAAGCGGCCCTCGTCGACCGCCATTCTGGTTGCGATGCGCGCAGGCTGCAGCGAATACTTCACCAAACACTCTCCTCCGCAGGAACTGGATGTATTGCTCGATCGCTTCCAGCAACAGTGCTTCACCGAGGTAGAAAGCCACG is a genomic window containing:
- a CDS encoding type II and III secretion system protein family protein, which translates into the protein MYRLNPLHRSALCFALPAIMLSAFVHAERPQPHALAAGTDAEKSSVASAQPASTSGHSAPSTRQSAVSGMESAVLSDAPTHLLIGRSAYVTSQKRLSRVYITNPNVLSAYTATPNEVLVTAKEPGVSSLMIWDESGEAHTYFYSSDVETTLLESVLKSALPNENITVRADGSRVLLSGTVSNATSYQTAEKLAAQYSKDVSNAIVVNPATARQVRLHVRMIEVDRTKLEQLGFNLFSSGGNTLAQSTTSQFPSSLTTTTGSNSSSGGSSGSTSTVGNKTVSITNPLNFLLYNADLNLGAMIQDLEQRNVLQILAEPNITTLSGEKANFLAGGEFPFPVVQGGISGLTSITVQFRPYGVKLEFLPQVNADGSIALKVAPEVSALDYTNAVQISGYTIPAISSRRADTQVVLHDGQTFAISGLLDQRTTDQLGRTPGIANIPILGNLFKSKNINHSTSELLVLVTPEIVDPSKEQVKEPALAVKMLDPTNFDDKMQKNPKH